The Amyelois transitella isolate CPQ chromosome Z, ilAmyTran1.1, whole genome shotgun sequence genome contains a region encoding:
- the LOC106130566 gene encoding uncharacterized protein LOC106130566 isoform X2: MHGLSHFLHKHHSRESTPPLEKEDSTDSWYSSLSSNDSRNTIEGHGRAIPITPRGSYGQRSLRGPPSGSPFECASSPRDRYPNFASYFREVIEGKGSPTQQTYYTHHPDTRRRSECDRYQIGINTYQAPRHDYRQYMSPLYNDAMDDIQENEYSKCERYGEITSSKSNHPYKNRFDNKSFAQKLTESANANAKEHVSERRGSGASSSGHRHKHHSIQELIRTFGKKVGNWRHDSSEGRRGSVAVPTASGEDSRTADSDEFRSRSKSLDGDHLHKVLRRPLLEDCGATYQIFDSILREGANLRRTASQDAEKRRSSLGHVPTIRHRASDAFLDPHHAAMLFRDSRGLPVADPFLEKVNLSDLEEDESQIFVKFFKFHKCYDLIPTSAKLVVFDTQLLVKKAFFALVYNGVRAAPLWDSQRQKFVGMLTITDFIKILQMYYTSPDVAMEELEEHRLETWRQVLKGSVMPLVCIGPDSSLYDAIRMLITNRIHRLPVIDPDTGNVLYILTHKRILRFLFLYINELPKPAYLQCKLREVRIGTLNDIETATEDTSIIEALRKFVNRRVSALPLVDAEGRLKDIYAKFDVINLAAEKTYNNLDVSLKTANEHRNDWFEGVQKCTLDETLFDVMERIVRAEVHRLVVVDEEDKVIGIISLSDLLMYLVLRPTGECGGASLRNEHSSIEEENDETPPSDVEGSGVNTVLEESAESSETP; encoded by the exons ATGCACGGGCTTTCGCATTTTTTGCACAAACACCATTCGCGGGAGTCTACACCGCCGTTGGAGAAAGAAGACAGCACAGATAGCTGGTACTCCTCGTTAAGTTCCAACGATTCACGTAACACTATTGAAGGTCATGGCAGGGCGATTCCGATTACCCCAAGAGGGTCGTACGGCCAAAGAAGTCTTAGAGGACCTCCTTCTGGAAGCCCCTTCGAATGCGCATCTAGTCCCCGCGATCGATATCCGAATTTCGCAAGCTACTTCCGTGAAGTGATCGAAGGGAAAGGTTCGCCGACACAACAAACCTACTATACACACCATCCCGACACGCGGAGACGAAGCGAATGTGATCGATATCAGATCGGTATCAATACGTATCAGGCACCAAGGCATGACTACAGGCAGTACATGTCGCCACTTTACAATGACGCAATGGATGACATACAAGAAAATGAATACAGTAAATGTGAGCGCTACGGAGAAATTACCAGTTCGAAATCGAATCATCCGTACAAAAATAGATTTGATAACAAAAGTTTTGCTCAAAAATTGACAGAAAGTGCCAATGCCAATGCCAAAGAACATGTGAGTGAAAGGAGGGGGTCGGGAGCAAGCTCTAGTGGCCACAGACACAAACACCACTCGATACAAGAGTTGATACGAACGTTTGGGAAGAAAGTAGGTAATTGGCGGCACGACTCGAGCGAAGGCAGACGGGGTTCCGTGGCAGTGCCCACCGCCAGTGGTGAAGATTCACGAACAGCTGACAGCGACGAGTTTCGATCGCGGTCCAAGTCTTTGGACGGTGATCATTTGCACAAAGTATTAAGGAGACCGCTTTTGGAGGACTGCGGCGCTACCTACCAAATTTTTGACAGCATACTCAGAGAAG GAGCGAACCTACGACGGACTGCATCGCAAGACGCGGAGAAGCGTAGGTCTTCACTGGGCCACGTGCCCACCATCAGGCACCGGGCCTCGGACGCCTTTCTGGATCCCCACCATGCCGCTATGCTCTTCAGGGACTCGAGGGGG ctaCCGGTTGCAGATCCTTTCTTAGAAAAAGTGAACCTCTCCGATTTGG AAGAGGACGAGTCCCAGATCTTCGTGAAATTCTTCAAGTTCCACAAGTGTTATGATTTGATCCCGACGTCTGCGAAACTCGTGGTCTTCGACACACAACTGCTGGTCAAGAAGGCGTTCTTCGCTCTAGTTTACAATG GCGTCCGAGCTGCGCCGCTATGGGACTCCCAGCGGCAGAAGTTCGTCGGTATGCTCACTATCACGGACTTCATCAAGATACTGCAGATGTATTACACCAGCCCGGACGTTGCCATGGAGGAGTTGGAGGAGCACCGCCTTGAGACATGGCGAC AGGTACTGAAGGGCTCGGTGATGCCTCTCGTATGCATCGGTCCGGACTCGTCTCTTTACGACGCGATCAGGATGCTGATCACGAACCGCATCCATCGTCTGCCGGTCATCGACCCCGACACGGGGAACGTGCTGTACATACTCACGCACAAGAGGATACTACGATTCCTGTTCCTTTAT ATCAACGAACTGCCAAAGCCTGCGTACCTCCAATGCAAACTGCGAGAGGTGAGAATCGGCACTCTGAACGACATAGAGACGGCGACAGAAGACACGTCCATCATCGAGGCGCTTCGGAAGTTCGTCAACAGGAGAGTGTCGGCGTTGCCGCTAGTGGACGCCGAGGGCCGGCTCAAAGATATTTACGCCAAATTCGATGTCATC AACTTGGCAGCTGAGAAGACGTACAACAACCTGGACGTATCCCTGAAGACTGCCAATGAGCACCGCAACGACTGGTTCGAGGGCGTCCAGAAGTGCACCCTGGACGAGACGCTGTTTGACGTCATGGAGAGAATCGTCAGGGCCGAG GTTCATCGTCTAGTTGTGGTCGATGAAGAGGACAAGGTTATAGGCATAATATCACTATCGGATCTCCTTATGTACCTCGTATTACGGCCGACCGGCGAATGCGGCGGTGCAAGTCTTCGCAACGAACACTCGTCAATAGAGGAAGAAAATGATGAGACTCCACCTTCGGACGTTGAAGGAAGCGGTGTGAATACCGTTCTCGAGGAATCCGCGGAATCGTCAGAAACACCGTAG